One Felis catus isolate Fca126 chromosome D1, F.catus_Fca126_mat1.0, whole genome shotgun sequence DNA segment encodes these proteins:
- the LOC111556281 gene encoding putative olfactory receptor 52P1, with protein sequence MADNATHRYISSFFLVGIPGLQDFHCWIGIPVCLLFALALLGNSVIIITIKLEPSLHQPMYFFLCMLAVNDMALASSTAPKMLGIFWMDAHWIDFDTCLTQLYFIHTFCIIESSLLVAMAFDRYVAICIPLRYTTILTTPTVIKMGLAGMTRAILMVFPGPLLIKRLPYYTKYVISHAYCEHMAVVKLASANTLINRVYGISVALSVMVWDLGLIATSYTKILQAVFRLSSQNARSKALGTCAAHVCTILVSYTPALFSFLTHRIGKKVPPSIHIIFASLYLLVPPAVNPLVYGVKTKQIRDRVVGLFFPSKKISGN encoded by the coding sequence ATGGCAGACAATGCTACACATCGCTACATCTCATCTTTTTTCCTGGTTGGTATTCCTGGTTTGCAAGATTTTCACTGCTGGATTGGCATCCCAGTCTGCCTCCTGTTTGCCCTGGCGCTGCTAGGGAACAGTgtaatcatcatcaccatcaaacTAGAACCAAGCCTCCACCAGCCtatgtatttcttcctttgtatGCTGGCAGTGAATGACATGGCTCTTGCCTCTTCCACGGCCCCCAAGATGCTTGGTATCTTCTGGATGGATGCACATTGGATTGACTTTGACACCTGCCTGACACAGTTGTATTTCATTCACACATTCTGCATAATTGAATCATCCCTCTTGGTTGCCATGGCCTTTGACCGCTATGTAGCTATTTGTATCCCATTGCGTTATACAACCATCCTGACAACACCAACGGTCATTAAAATGGGTCTAGCTGGTATGACCCGAGCTATCCTTATGGTTTTTCCAGGTCCTCTTCTTATTAAAAGGCTACCATATTATACTAAATATGTCATCAGTCATGCCTACTGTGAGCACATGGCTGTGGTGAAGTTGGCCAGTGCCAACACCCTCATTAACAGAGTGTACGGAATCTCTGTGGCCCTTTCAGTGATGGTGTGGGACCTAGGGCTCATAGCCACATCCTATACCAAAATCCTCCAGGCAGTCTTCCGGCTGTCTTCCCAGAATGCCCGCTCGAAAGCGCTGGGCACCTGTGCTGCCCATGTGTGCACTATACTTGTCTCCTACACCCCTGCACTGTTTAGTTTCCTAACTCACCGCATTGGCAAGAAGGTACCTCCAAGCATTCATATAATTTTTGCGAGTTTGTATCTTTTGGTGCCTCCTGCAGTCAATCCCCTGGTGTATGGCGTCAAGACCAAGCAGATTCGTGACCGAGTGGTTGGTCTCTTCTTCCCAAGCAAGAAGATTTCTGGAaactaa